A single genomic interval of Spinacia oleracea cultivar Varoflay chromosome 6, BTI_SOV_V1, whole genome shotgun sequence harbors:
- the LOC110776166 gene encoding tyrosyl-DNA phosphodiesterase 1, whose amino-acid sequence MASSQIGILVPLNKNLEKEKSLPEFPISEGDNVIGRNNVPVTDKRLSRKHLILSASSGGSTDLRVEGMNPVVINSGDQRKLLNSGEKVTFRNGDILELIPGSHYFKYEILSNQRNPGAVSKRSEDVSECTNVGDGRKRAREDLNAGASTEQSTLPHGIGRKLKENIDNVSVESKKQNLSVSGNSEEAIRHFHVSDDVLPLTFRLMKVQGLPEWANTSCVSIDNVIEGDVLVAVLSNYMVDIDWLLSACPMLKKVPQVLVVHGESDGTADYMKRNKPSNWILHKPPLPIAYGTHHSKAMLLVYPRGVRVIVHTANLINVDWNNKSQGLWMQDFPWKDQNEASKGCPFESDLIDYLQALKLPEFTANFPALGRLKIDASFFKKFNYGNAAVRLIASVPGYHSGSNLKKWGHMKLRSILEQCTFDDEFKKSPLIYQFSSLGSLDEKWMTELRTSLSSGLSADKSALGLGEPRIIWPTVEDVRWSLEGYAAGNAVPSPIKNVEKEFLKKYWAKWKATHTGRCRAMPHIKTFVRYNGQNIAWFLLTSSNLSKAAWGALQKNNSQLMIRSYELGVLFLPTVVKNGFGFSCTKDKSSCKDTSGSMANSRNRKIKLVSLTWPGRDDHDDSNSEVVPLPVPYELPPKLYSSQDVPWSWERQYRQKDVYGQVWPRQV is encoded by the exons ATGGCGTCTTCTCAG ATAGGAATTCTGGTTCCGTTGAACAAGAACCTGGAGAAGGAGAAATCGTTGCCGGAATTTCCGATTTCTGAAGGTGATAATGTGATAGGGCGTAATAATGTTCCGGTGACTGATAAAAGACTCAGTCGCAAGCACCTCATTTTGTCCGCTTCATCTGGTGGCTCTACTGATTTGCGTGTG GAAGGAATGAATCCTGTGGTGATTAATTCTGGTGATCAGAGGAAGTTACTGAATTCTGGGGAAAAAGTTACATTTAGAAATGGTGATATCTTGGAGTTGATTCCAGGGAGTCACTATTTCAAGTATGAAATTTTAAGTAATCAGAGAAACCCCGGCGCTGTTAGCAAAAGGAGTGAAGATGTTAGTGAATGTACAAATGTTGGAGATGGCAGGAAGAGAGCACGAGAAGACTTGAATGCTGGAGCTTCTACAGAACAGTCAACG CTTCCGCATGGAATTGggagaaaattaaaagaaaatataGATAATGTAAGTGTTgaatcaaaaaaacaaaatcttTCAGTCTCTGGGAATAGCGAGGAGGCGATACGTCATTTCCATGTATCCGATGATGTATTGCCTTTAACCTTTCGTCTTATGAAAGTACAAGGGTTACCAGAATGGGCGAACACCTCTTGTGTATCTATTGACAATGTGATTGAG GGGGATGTGCTTGTTGCTGTACTTTCAAATTACATGGTGGACATAGACTGGTTGTTATCTG CATGCCCAATGCTTAAAAAAGTTCCTCAGGTGCTAGTTGTTCATGGAGAAAGTGACGGTACCGCTGATTACATGAAG AGGAACAAACCCAGCAATTGGATTTTACACAAACCCCCATTACCCATCGCGTACGGGACACACCATTCGAAGGCTATGCTTCTTGTGTATCCTCGAGGAGTGAGGGTCATTGTGCATACAGCAAACTTGATTAATGTCGATTGGAATAATAAAAGTCAAGGCTTGTGGATGCAAGATTTCCCTTGGAAAGATCAGAATGAGGCAAGCAAGGGGTGTCCATTTGAAAGTGATCTTATTGATTATCTACAAGCTCTAAAG TTGCCTGAATTTACTGCCAATTTTCCAGCCCTTGGCAGACTGAAAATTGATGCTTCCTTCTTTAAGAAGTTCAATTATGGAAATGCCGCG GTCAGATTAATTGCATCTGTTCCAGGATATCATTCTGGGTCTAATTTAAAGAAGTGGGGTCACATGAAGCTACGCTCTATCCTAGAGCAATGTACTTTCGATGATGAGTTTAAGAAATCGCCACTAATTTATCAG TTTTCCTCTCTTGGTTCACTGGATGAGAAGTGGATGACTGAACTAAGAACTTCATTGTCATCTGGCTTGTCAGCTGATAAATCCGCCCTAGGTTTGGGCGAACCACGGATCATATGGCCTACCGTGGAAGATGTGAGATGGTCACTGGAG GGTTATGCAGCTGGAAATGCTGTCCCAAGTCCAATTAAAAATGTGGAGAAGGAATTTCTGAAGAAATACTGGGCAAAGTGGAAGGCTACTCACACGGGTCGCTG CCGTGCAATGCCCCATATAAAGACATTTGTTCGTTATAATGGTCAAAATATCGC TTGGTTCTTGCTAACTTCATCAAACCTCAGCAAAGCTGCTTGGGGAGCCCTTCAAAAGAATAACTCTCAATTGATGATACGTTCCTATGAG CTTGGCGTGCTGTTTTTGCCTACTGTTGTCAAAAAtggttttggattttcttgcACGAAGGATAAGAGCTCTTGTAag GATACAAGTGGATCAATGGCAAATTCTAGAAATCGGAAGATTAAACTAGTTTCACTGACTTGGCCAGGAAGAGATGATCATGATGAT
- the LOC110776168 gene encoding protein NCA1, with the protein MTPVCPFVKVARPDDASSKRSGENQCKHASEHESKAKNESVAPGVIEPKCPLGYDSHSFKIGPLSCVLCKALLFESSKCVPCSHKFCKACISRFKDCPLCGADIEKIESDEEIQQLVDRFIDGHARIKRSPASTDAGEEVSKNKPVIYEDVSLERGAFLVQQAMRAFRAQNVESAKSRLSLCAVDIREQLKEAGNKPELCSQLGAVLGMLGDCCRAMGDAGSAVSYFEESVEFLSQAPPEDMEIIHTLSVSLNKIGDLKYYDGDLQASRTYYLRSLDVRRNAMKSHCDSASLTLDVAVSLAKVADIDRGLGNKERAIAGFREGVNMLKSLKIDSSQVALEQRRQSVLEFLNSQITEKQPDQTN; encoded by the exons ATGACCCCAGTTTGCCCATTTGTCAAAGTTGCTCGTCCTGATGATGCCTCTTCAAAAAGAAGTGGTGAAAATCAATGTAAACATGCTTCAGAACATGAGAGTAAAGCTAAAAATGAGTCTGTTGCTCCTGGCGTAATTGAGCCCAAGTGTCCTCTTGGATATGATTCTCATTCGTTTAAGATTGGCCCTCTCAGCTGTGTGCTATGCAAAGCCCTTTTGTTTGAAAGCAGCAAATGCGTGCCATGCTCCCACAAATTCTGCAA GGCATGCATTTCACGCTTTAAGGACTGTCCATTATGCGGAGCTGATATTGAGAAGATTGAATCTGATGAAGAAATTCAACAGCTTGTTGATAGGTTCATTGATGGTCATGCCAGAATTAAGAGGTCTCCTGCCAGTACAGATGCCGGAGAGGAAGTTAGCAAAAATAAACCTGTCATTTATGAAGATGTCTCACTAGAGAGAGGTGCTTTTCTGGTTCAACAAGCTATGAGG GCATTTCGTGCCCAGAATGTGGAAAGTGCCAAATCCAGGCTCTCACTTTGTGCTGTCGATATCAGGGAACAATTAAAGGAAGCTGGTAACAAGCCTGAGTTGTGCTCACAACTTGGGGCGGTGCTGGGAATGCTGGGAGATTGTTG TCGTGCAATGGGAGATGCTGGATCTGCCGTGAGCTACTTTGAAGAAAGTGTTGAATTTTTGTCACAAGCGCCCCCCGAGGATATGGAG ATTATACACACTCTTTCGGTTTCACTGAATAAAATTGGAGATTTGAAGTACTATGATGGAGATCTGCAAGCTTCAAGAACTTATTACCTTCGATCTTTGGATGTTCGTCGTAATGCCATGAAAAGTCATTGTGATTCTGCTTCTCTG ACTTTAGATGTAGCAGTTTCTTTAGCAAAAGTGGCTGATATTGACAGAGGGCTTGGTAACAAGGAGAGAGCTATTGCTGGCTTTCGTGAAGGTGTAAATATGTTAAAATCCTTGAAGATAGACTCTAGTCAAGTAGCACTTGAACAAAGG CGCCAATCAGTGTTGGAATTCCTCAATAGCCAAATTACAGAAAAACAACCTGATCAGACCAATTAG